In one Nicotiana sylvestris chromosome 8, ASM39365v2, whole genome shotgun sequence genomic region, the following are encoded:
- the LOC138874933 gene encoding uncharacterized protein: MATTDYFSKWAEVVALKEVKKENVASFIRVNIIYRFGIPRYIIIDNVKPFDNRFMNKICGLFGFKQHSSSMYNVAANGLAEAFNKTLCNLLKKVVSKSKRDCLDRMEEAM; encoded by the coding sequence aTGGCtacaactgactacttctcaaaatgggctgaagttgttgctcttaaggaagtaaagaaggaaaatgttgcaagtttcatccgagtaaacattatctatcgctttggcattcctcgttacataataatAGATAATGTCAAGCCGTTCGACAATAGGTTTATGAACAAGATTTGTGgactctttggcttcaagcaacataGCTCTTCCATGTACAATgttgccgccaatggtctagccgaggcattcaacaagactctatgcaacttgttaaagaaagtcgtctccaaatccaaacgggATTGTCTTGACCGTATGGAGGAAGCTATGTAG
- the LOC138874934 gene encoding uncharacterized protein has protein sequence MAIEVQPPWKMHFDGAAHHGGARAGVVFVTSKSEVLPYIFMLTQLCSNNIAEYQALILGIEMAVEMKRLQCQIFGDSQLVINQILGSYEVKKPELRPFHGYAKKLMGWVGNVTIQHVPRKENKKADILAALASLLTLPDQAQVTIFQNLGSTTAK, from the coding sequence ATGGCcattgaagttcaacctccatggaagatgcactttgatggtgctgcacaTCATGGAGGAGCTCGTGCtggtgtagtatttgtcacttctaaaaGTGAAGTTCTACCCTACATTTTTATGTTGACACAACTCTGCTCTAACAATATTGCTGAGTATCAAGCACTAATACTTGGGATTGAAATGGCTGTTGAAATGAAACGTTTGCAATGTCAAATCTTTGGTGACTCTCAGTTGGTGATCAACCAGATtttaggtagttacgaggtcaagaaacCTGAACTTCGCCCATTTCATGGTTATGCTAAAAAATTAATGGGGTGGGTTGGTAACGTGACTATTCAACATGTGccaagaaaagaaaacaagaaggctGATATTTTAGCTGCCCTAGCTTCATTATTAACCTTGCCCGATCAAGCACAAGTTACTATTTTCCAAAATTTGGGTAGTACCACCGCCAAGtga